ATCTGAGAAGTCCTTTTGGATAATTTACGCCTTTAGTTACAGCTAAGTCTATATCTTCTTTTGAAGCGATATTCCGATGTAATGTGTCAACAGCTTCATTAATCAGCATCACCAAAATCCGCTCAAAAATTTCTTTGGCTTTAGCGTTGTCAATTTCGGGCTCGGATTTAGTCCTGGGATTTTGATAATCGTAAAATCCACGTCCGCTTTTTCTACCTAAAAGTCCGGCTTCTGCATATCTTTTTTGAGTGATTGATGGTTTGTATCTGCCATCGAAGTAAAATTCAGTAAATACCGTCTCAGTAACCTTATAATTTACATCATTTCCAATCAAATCCATCAGCTCGAAAGGTCCCATCTTGAAACCACCGAATTTTTTCATAGCATGATCAATTTCTTCAAAGCTTGCAATGCCTTCCTCATAGATTCTAAGGGCTTCACCATAAAAAGGTCTGGCAACCTTATTTACAATAAATCCAGGTGTATCTTTAGCGGCTACAGGTACTTTTTTCCATTCTTTCATCAATTCGTAAAGAATATCCACAACATTTTTATCAGTAAGAATTGATGGAACAATCTCAACAAGTGGCATTATATTAGCCGGATTGAAAAAGTGCAAGCCGACAATTCTCTCCGGATTTTTGCAAGCTGAGGCGATTGAACCAATTGAAATTGATGAAGTATTTGTGGCTAAAAAACAAGTGCCCTTGACTATTGATTCAATTTGCTGAAATACTTTTTGTTTGACTTCAAGATTTTCCACAATAGCTTCAATAATCATTCCACATTGAGAGAAATTATTTATATCATCTGTTTTAGTAATTCTCGACAAAATATTATCAGCTTCGATCTTTTCAATTTTTCCTTTTTCAACAAGTTTAATAAGACCCGCTGCAATTGAATTGATTGATTTGTCTAATGCTTCAGAATTCGAATCACATAATATCACATTATGTCCGGCAGTTGCTGCTACCTGAGCAATACCTGCACCCATCGTTCCGGCACCCAGAATTCCAACCTTTACATGCTTATTAAAATTTATCATTTTTCCATCCTCCATATTCTATTGTCCTCTAAATTCGGGTTTACGCTTCTGTAAAAATGCATTTACTCCTTCAGAATAATCATAAGAATCACCTGCCATACTTTGTAATTCTGCTTCAAGTTCGAGTTGAGAAGTCAGATTATTATTATAGGTCATATTCAAAGCCTTCTTTGTTAAAGCTAAACCAAATGTAGGCATTTTAGAAATCTTACTCATTATTTCATTAACAGAATCCTGAAACTCATTTTCCGGAGTACATTTGTAAATCATGCCATACTCTTCAGCGACTTTCGCAGGAATTTTATCACCAAGCATCATGATTGCGCTTGCTTTAGGAAGTCCAATCAGCCTTGGGAGGAAGTATGTCCCGCCACTATCGGGAATAAGTCCGATTGCTGAAAATGATTGAATAAACGATGCTTTTTCAGAAGCAATTACTATATCGCAGGCAAGAGCTATATTTGCACCGGCTCCGGCAGCAACACCATTGACGGCAGCAATTAAAGGCTTTTCGATTTCACGAATTTTCAAAATAATTGGATTATATTGATTAATTACAATATCCTTAATTGAATATTCTCCGCTGATTGCTTCCGATAAATCCTGACCTGCACAAAATGCCCGACCTTCTCCTTTCAGACAAACTGCACGAACCGTCTTATCATTACCTGCTATATCAAGGGCATCCTGAAACTCTTTCGACATTTGATTATTAAAACTATTCAAAACGTCAGGTCGGTTCATAGTTATATACACCGAGCCTTCTATTTTCTCATATTTGATATAATCGTAATTCATATTTACTAGTTAACCCATATAATTCTTTTAAGTAAATATTTAGACGATTAAAAACCATCTAAGTTTTTTAACAATTCATATTTTGGAATAAAAACACTATTCTTCTCTCAATGCTATTGCAGGCGAAGATTTGCTCATTTTATATGCAGGGTAAATTCCTGCAAGCACAGCGGCAAATATTGCAACAAGAACACCCTGAAAAGCATATTCAGGTATAAAATAGAAATCTATAGACCAGCCGAAAGATCTGCGATTGATGATATGAATCAGAATATAAGCCAGAATATTTCCAAGAGGCAGAGCAAGAATTCCAGCTATTAATCCCATAAGCCCAGTCTGAAGAATGACCATCTTCCAGAGCTGAGCCGGAATCATTCCAATTGCTCGCAGTACTCCTAACTCCCTTGCTTTCTCAAGCTGAAGTGCCATCAGAGCGCTCAGAATGCCGATAAATGCAACGACAATTGCAAGCAATTGCAATACATTTGTAATCAAAAATGTTCTGTCAAAAATTTCAACTGAAGAATCTATCAAAAGTCGGTTTGAACGGACTATAAAATTCAAATCCTCACCGGCTGCTATGCGGATTTCATCCATTATTCTGTCAATTTGTGATTTGTCCTTGACAAATACCGCCAGTCCCGAAAGCAAACTGTCATTATAATAGCGCCTGTAAGTCGAAAGTTCCATCATAATCAGACCGATATCAGAGCTGTAATCAATAAATATTCCAATAACTGCCAGCCGCTTCAATCCGAAATTTGTAGGCAAATCAATTGAATCTCCGATTTTTGTACTATTTTTGAATGAATAGGATTCCGAAACAAAGACACCTTCCTTTGTATTGAATTTATCCCATAGAATATTATTTGGAACTTCATTGTCTTTAAATGTTTCATAGTTAAAATTTTGTACTCTTGCAGCTAATATATGTTTAATATTTCCTTCGTGATTAATTTGATATTCCCTGTAAAGATTCATTCCCTTGACACCGTCAATCTGGCTTACTCTATCAGCAATTTCATAATCAAAAGCACCGTCATTAAATCTCGAAACCATCGTAGGAACTGAAGCATATATATCGGCTTTAAGACGCATATTCAGCCATTCGACTACTGTATGCCTGAAACTTGACACCATTGTTCCTACCCCGATAGCAGCCGAAACTGATATACTTAATGCTGCCACAGCTATGGTTGTCCTGCTGAGCTGAGTTGAGATACCACGTGCTGCCATCTTTCCGATTGAGCCAAAAAGCCTTTTCATAAACGGCGATAATAATTTCATTGAAACTACAAGGAATGCGGGTGTAACAAGTGCAAATGCAAGAATAATGGGGGCTATTCCAAGATAGCTGAAGTAGATATTTTTGCTGTCGAGAAGCAGTATCAAAAAGCCGGCAAACCCGAATATAACAGCATATATAAGATATTTTTTAAATTTTACAACTATATCGCTCTCACTTTGCGACCTGATTAAAACAGTCCTTGGAGCTACTTTTGTTGCATCTGAAGCAGGCTTATAGGCTGAAATCAAGGTTGCGGAAATTCCAAGTGCAAATCCTTTGAATATACTGAATGGGGTTATCGAGATTTCCTGTACCTGAAGCACAAAATACATATCATTAATGGTCTTGGTAACCAGATTAATGATACCTGTTCCAAGGAATATTCCGGCAGCAATTCCTAAAGCAGTACCTATGAAACCTACTGCCAGTGCCTCGAATATGATTAATTGAAAAACTTCTTTCCTTGTCACACCTATTGATCGAAGAAGTCCTATTAACTTTTGTCGTCTGACTACCGAGAATGTCATGGTATTATATATCAGGAACATACCTACAATTAATGCAAGTAAACTCATTGCAGTGAGGTTTATTCTGAATGATTCAGTCATTTGTTTGCCTGTTTCCGAGCGGGTATCAGACTTCTGTAATCGGGCGGATTCCGGCAGAATTGCCTCAAGATTTTCAAAATCAAAACTATCATCCAAAATTAAATCAATTCGACTTATAAAACCTTGTGATTCAGCAATATCCTGAGCATTTGAAATATCGCAAATTAATAAATTTTCGATTATCTTTGCCTGCTTCTCATTATCGGTT
This window of the Ignavibacteriota bacterium genome carries:
- a CDS encoding enoyl-CoA hydratase/isomerase family protein, whose translation is MNYDYIKYEKIEGSVYITMNRPDVLNSFNNQMSKEFQDALDIAGNDKTVRAVCLKGEGRAFCAGQDLSEAISGEYSIKDIVINQYNPIILKIREIEKPLIAAVNGVAAGAGANIALACDIVIASEKASFIQSFSAIGLIPDSGGTYFLPRLIGLPKASAIMMLGDKIPAKVAEEYGMIYKCTPENEFQDSVNEIMSKISKMPTFGLALTKKALNMTYNNNLTSQLELEAELQSMAGDSYDYSEGVNAFLQKRKPEFRGQ
- a CDS encoding NAD(P)-binding domain-containing protein yields the protein MINFNKHVKVGILGAGTMGAGIAQVAATAGHNVILCDSNSEALDKSINSIAAGLIKLVEKGKIEKIEADNILSRITKTDDINNFSQCGMIIEAIVENLEVKQKVFQQIESIVKGTCFLATNTSSISIGSIASACKNPERIVGLHFFNPANIMPLVEIVPSILTDKNVVDILYELMKEWKKVPVAAKDTPGFIVNKVARPFYGEALRIYEEGIASFEEIDHAMKKFGGFKMGPFELMDLIGNDVNYKVTETVFTEFYFDGRYKPSITQKRYAEAGLLGRKSGRGFYDYQNPRTKSEPEIDNAKAKEIFERILVMLINEAVDTLHRNIASKEDIDLAVTKGVNYPKGLLRWADEIGTEKVFYQLKSLYDIYFEERYRPSPLLRKMALKGMNFFND
- a CDS encoding FtsX-like permease family protein — protein: MKANLFKSGINYSIKNPWQTLLSIIGIMLGVAVVISIDIANQSAYKAFELSMESVSGKATHQIISNPPGLADSLFRIIKTEQYIPKAAPVIEKFVGYKGDIPRTFTLIGIDPFHEAPFRDYTADFRAIGGFDIAAFLTKKGAVVMSEFTARSLNINPGENFLVESDGKPKELFLLATIKTDNEKQAKIIENLLICDISNAQDIAESQGFISRIDLILDDSFDFENLEAILPESARLQKSDTRSETGKQMTESFRINLTAMSLLALIVGMFLIYNTMTFSVVRRQKLIGLLRSIGVTRKEVFQLIIFEALAVGFIGTALGIAAGIFLGTGIINLVTKTINDMYFVLQVQEISITPFSIFKGFALGISATLISAYKPASDATKVAPRTVLIRSQSESDIVVKFKKYLIYAVIFGFAGFLILLLDSKNIYFSYLGIAPIILAFALVTPAFLVVSMKLLSPFMKRLFGSIGKMAARGISTQLSRTTIAVAALSISVSAAIGVGTMVSSFRHTVVEWLNMRLKADIYASVPTMVSRFNDGAFDYEIADRVSQIDGVKGMNLYREYQINHEGNIKHILAARVQNFNYETFKDNEVPNNILWDKFNTKEGVFVSESYSFKNSTKIGDSIDLPTNFGLKRLAVIGIFIDYSSDIGLIMMELSTYRRYYNDSLLSGLAVFVKDKSQIDRIMDEIRIAAGEDLNFIVRSNRLLIDSSVEIFDRTFLITNVLQLLAIVVAFIGILSALMALQLEKARELGVLRAIGMIPAQLWKMVILQTGLMGLIAGILALPLGNILAYILIHIINRRSFGWSIDFYFIPEYAFQGVLVAIFAAVLAGIYPAYKMSKSSPAIALREE